From the genome of Armatimonadia bacterium, one region includes:
- a CDS encoding bifunctional enoyl-CoA hydratase/phosphate acetyltransferase — MITNFQGILDAVRDVPRQTVAVAVAQEGNLLEAVRDARTQDIADAVLVGDRPQIESLAAEVGLDPVGLQILHEPDDLKAARMACELVRSGSAHLLMKGLIHTDDFLRSILDKETGLRTESIMSHVFILETTARGKLTLVTDGAMNIAPDLEGKAEIILNAVYLANVLGIDRPKIGVLAATEQINPKMQATLDAAALHAMSHRNQFPTCQVDGPLALDNAVSKEAAVIKRIPGEVAGDCDVLLTPDIESGNILSKTFAFLAGGRTAGVLVGAAAPVVLTSRADSAESKLYSIAAAVLMAGMQRSGRLKIGRVHF; from the coding sequence ATGATCACCAACTTCCAGGGGATCCTCGATGCCGTCCGTGACGTGCCGCGCCAGACCGTAGCCGTGGCAGTCGCCCAGGAAGGCAACCTGCTGGAGGCGGTCCGCGATGCCCGCACTCAGGATATCGCCGACGCGGTCCTGGTTGGTGACCGGCCGCAGATCGAGAGCCTGGCCGCCGAGGTCGGTCTCGATCCCGTCGGCCTGCAGATCCTCCACGAGCCTGATGACCTGAAGGCGGCTCGGATGGCTTGCGAGTTGGTGCGCTCCGGGTCGGCCCACCTTCTGATGAAGGGCCTGATCCATACCGACGACTTCCTCCGGTCAATCCTCGACAAGGAGACCGGCCTGCGCACTGAGAGCATCATGTCCCACGTCTTCATCCTGGAGACCACGGCGCGAGGCAAGCTCACCCTGGTCACCGACGGGGCCATGAATATCGCCCCCGACCTGGAGGGCAAGGCCGAGATCATCCTCAACGCCGTGTACCTTGCAAACGTCTTGGGGATCGACCGGCCCAAGATCGGCGTGCTGGCGGCCACCGAGCAGATCAACCCAAAGATGCAGGCAACGCTGGATGCCGCCGCTCTTCATGCCATGTCCCACCGCAACCAGTTCCCGACTTGCCAGGTCGACGGTCCTCTGGCCCTGGACAACGCGGTCTCGAAGGAGGCTGCGGTCATCAAGCGGATTCCGGGAGAGGTCGCCGGCGACTGTGATGTCCTGCTGACGCCCGACATCGAGTCCGGCAACATCCTCTCCAAGACCTTCGCCTTCCTCGCAGGCGGCCGCACTGCAGGCGTGCTTGTCGGCGCAGCCGCTCCGGTGGTGCTGACCTCGCGGGCCGACAGCGCCGAGTCCAAGCTCTACTCCATCGCCGCCGCCGTGCTGATGGCCGGGATGCAGCGCAGCGGTCGCCTGAAGATCGGCCGCGTGCACTTCTGA
- a CDS encoding phosphoribosylanthranilate isomerase, producing MFQRRLLKVCGLTRVTDLRLAQRLGVDYLGAILEVERSPRSLSRETLPKLLRCAPRQGVVVTVSEDLSLLEQVARTAQAAAVQLHGGQSPELAHKLAQRLPSPTEIWGVLAMPADSDEARRRIGELAAEAEELAQAGVAKVILDSKVKGISGGTGVPMNWELAAQVVTSCRVPVLLAGGLTPANAAEALSVSAAAGLDVSSSVEASPGVKSPQAVRALALAVANWEPGEDSPREIS from the coding sequence ATGTTCCAGCGGAGACTGCTGAAGGTCTGCGGGCTGACACGAGTGACGGACCTCCGGCTCGCCCAGCGCCTCGGGGTGGACTACCTGGGCGCCATCCTGGAGGTCGAGCGGTCGCCACGCAGCCTGTCGCGCGAGACGCTGCCAAAGCTCCTGCGTTGCGCTCCCCGGCAGGGAGTCGTGGTGACGGTCTCCGAGGACCTGAGCCTGCTGGAGCAGGTCGCAAGGACTGCGCAGGCTGCTGCCGTGCAACTCCATGGCGGGCAAAGCCCCGAGTTGGCACACAAGCTCGCACAGCGTCTCCCCTCCCCCACCGAGATCTGGGGCGTGCTGGCCATGCCTGCGGACAGCGATGAAGCCCGGCGGAGAATCGGCGAACTGGCCGCGGAAGCTGAGGAACTCGCGCAGGCCGGAGTGGCGAAGGTGATTCTCGACTCGAAGGTGAAGGGCATCAGCGGCGGCACTGGCGTCCCTATGAACTGGGAGCTTGCCGCGCAGGTCGTCACAAGCTGCCGGGTACCAGTCCTACTCGCGGGAGGCTTAACCCCGGCGAACGCCGCGGAAGCACTGTCCGTGAGCGCTGCTGCCGGCCTGGATGTCTCTTCCAGCGTGGAGGCGAGTCCGGGGGTCAAGTCGCCGCAGGCAGTGCGAGCACTGGCGTTGGCAGTGGCGAACTGGGAACCCGGCGAGGACTCGCCGCGAGAGATAAGCTGA
- a CDS encoding PfkB family carbohydrate kinase — MDLNHLQELLTGFRSASVAVFGDFFLDKYLTLEEALTEVSLETGLDAYQVVGRRCSPGAAGTVTNNLTALEVGKVYAVGFTGEDGEGYELRQGLDRTGADSTHLLTCADVATPTYIKPMLRNAAGVERELNRLDIKNREPLAASLQERLLQELGDLLPQVQAVVIADQIAEPELGVVTDTVRAELSALARSHPQVVFFADSRACISRFRDVIIKPNKLEAARSCGYEGEEEALTAADAARFGAQIVARNNRPAFVTAGAEGIVVFEAGRSTHIPGIPVSGPIDIVGAGDSTTAGIVSALCAGATLQEAAVMGNCVASLTIQQLGTTGTAKPQQVAQQFADHAALYAAV; from the coding sequence ATGGATTTGAACCACCTCCAAGAGCTCCTGACCGGCTTCCGCAGTGCTTCCGTCGCTGTCTTCGGTGACTTCTTCCTGGATAAGTACCTGACGCTGGAGGAGGCGCTCACCGAGGTGTCCCTGGAGACCGGGCTGGACGCTTACCAGGTCGTCGGCCGTCGCTGCAGCCCCGGTGCCGCAGGGACTGTGACCAACAACCTGACCGCCCTGGAGGTGGGGAAAGTCTACGCCGTCGGCTTCACCGGCGAAGATGGCGAAGGGTACGAGTTGCGCCAGGGCCTCGACCGCACCGGTGCTGACAGTACCCATCTGCTGACCTGTGCGGACGTGGCGACCCCGACCTACATTAAGCCAATGCTGCGAAACGCCGCCGGCGTCGAGCGCGAGTTGAACCGCCTGGACATCAAGAACCGCGAGCCACTCGCTGCGAGCCTGCAGGAGAGGCTGCTGCAGGAGCTTGGCGACCTGCTGCCGCAGGTGCAGGCAGTCGTCATCGCCGACCAGATTGCCGAGCCTGAGCTGGGCGTAGTCACCGACACAGTTCGCGCAGAGCTGTCCGCCCTGGCGCGCAGTCACCCGCAGGTCGTCTTCTTCGCGGACTCACGGGCCTGCATCTCCCGCTTCCGCGACGTCATCATCAAGCCCAACAAGCTGGAGGCTGCGCGGTCCTGTGGTTACGAGGGGGAAGAGGAAGCCCTGACCGCCGCAGACGCGGCCAGGTTCGGCGCTCAGATCGTCGCCCGCAACAATCGACCAGCCTTCGTGACCGCCGGCGCGGAGGGGATTGTAGTCTTCGAGGCAGGGCGCTCCACACACATCCCAGGCATCCCGGTCTCCGGTCCCATCGACATCGTCGGCGCCGGTGACAGCACCACGGCCGGTATCGTCAGTGCCCTCTGCGCGGGAGCTACCTTGCAGGAGGCTGCCGTCATGGGCAACTGCGTCGCGTCGCTGACGATCCAGCAGCTTGGCACCACGGGCACCGCTAAGCCGCAGCAGGTCGCGCAGCAGTTCGCCGACCACGCCGCACTCTACGCCGCCGTCTGA
- a CDS encoding M28 family peptidase: MVCSVRPWVCLVVFYAALPVAPCLAASISTIVDDVSETSYTYYLQDMLYTETGDNRGYGAEHDLARTAIYNAFSSFGLTTSLEYFSHGGYTGYNVVGVWGGTRRPNDIFVVGAHYDSVSNPGADDNASGVAGVLESARVLSQYDFEATLVFIAFDREEQGLHGSRGYAAAHSLDQILGMVDLDMIAYNPATSSHDRVALYKGTGSLPGDAALKTELAYAINTYGQGLQAVDRGAIGASDHQSFQEVGKPACLLIEDSFSSNPYYHTAQDSTDTLNYIDYNYATRVTRGVVGYMAENAVTPEPASLALFVAGLFVLALVRVGRRGAQKT; encoded by the coding sequence GTGGTTTGCAGTGTCCGCCCATGGGTATGCCTTGTCGTCTTCTACGCGGCGCTTCCCGTCGCCCCCTGCCTGGCCGCCTCGATCTCAACCATCGTGGATGACGTCAGTGAGACCAGCTACACCTACTACCTGCAGGACATGCTCTACACCGAGACCGGCGACAACCGCGGTTACGGTGCCGAGCACGACCTGGCGCGCACCGCCATCTACAACGCCTTCTCGAGCTTCGGACTCACGACCAGCCTGGAGTACTTCTCCCACGGGGGCTACACCGGCTACAACGTGGTCGGCGTCTGGGGCGGAACGCGACGGCCTAATGACATCTTCGTCGTGGGCGCTCACTACGATTCCGTCAGCAACCCGGGAGCCGACGACAACGCCAGCGGCGTTGCGGGAGTGCTTGAGTCGGCCCGGGTACTCAGCCAGTACGACTTCGAGGCTACGCTGGTCTTCATCGCCTTCGACCGCGAGGAGCAGGGCCTCCACGGCAGTCGGGGCTACGCCGCTGCCCACAGCCTCGACCAGATACTCGGTATGGTCGATCTCGACATGATTGCCTACAACCCGGCGACCAGCAGCCATGATAGGGTCGCCCTCTACAAGGGCACCGGCAGCCTGCCCGGCGATGCGGCCCTCAAGACGGAACTGGCCTACGCGATCAACACCTATGGGCAGGGGCTGCAGGCCGTGGATCGGGGCGCCATCGGCGCCAGCGACCATCAGAGCTTCCAGGAGGTCGGTAAGCCCGCCTGCCTGCTCATCGAGGACTCCTTCTCCTCGAACCCGTACTACCACACCGCCCAGGACAGCACCGACACCTTGAACTACATCGACTACAACTACGCCACTCGCGTCACCCGAGGCGTCGTCGGCTACATGGCCGAGAACGCTGTCACGCCCGAACCTGCGAGCCTCGCACTCTTCGTCGCCGGGCTTTTCGTCCTGGCGCTTGTGCGCGTCGGCCGTCGAGGTGCGCAGAAGACCTGA
- the rlmN gene encoding 23S rRNA (adenine(2503)-C(2))-methyltransferase RlmN, translating into MPERLLYNLTFDEFAAWMNKHGEKPFHARQVFEWAYRHNAASFEDMTNLSKELRLDLAETFRVGPLQPAAVSAGAEATKLLLNLPHEKGGSVECVRIRMGNTYTACLSTQIGCNVRCTFCATGQQQCERNLSVGEILLQLISLRAKGLTGEEPATADEPFYPVSNVVFMGMGEPFHNYPGTVAAVRMLTDKRAFGMSPSRITVSTSGVVPMIRRYTQEGLRTELTISLNASNDEVRQRLMPGASKWPLSEVVAACKEYSEATGGQPVTFAYVIIEGVNDLLDHTRELGKLLRHQPHHVNVIPLNPVSHANLRAPSKERINAFIHHCRQFGLNVSLRHSKGVEIDAACGQLRARRQG; encoded by the coding sequence TTGCCCGAACGGCTCCTGTATAACCTGACCTTCGATGAGTTCGCCGCCTGGATGAACAAGCACGGCGAAAAGCCCTTCCATGCCCGCCAGGTCTTCGAGTGGGCGTACCGGCACAACGCCGCCTCCTTCGAGGACATGACGAACCTCAGCAAGGAGCTACGCCTCGACCTCGCCGAGACCTTCCGCGTGGGACCCTTGCAGCCTGCGGCTGTCTCTGCCGGTGCTGAGGCCACCAAACTCCTGCTGAACCTGCCCCATGAGAAGGGCGGTTCGGTGGAGTGCGTGCGGATCCGCATGGGCAACACCTACACCGCCTGCCTCTCGACCCAGATCGGCTGCAACGTCCGCTGCACCTTCTGCGCCACCGGTCAGCAGCAGTGCGAGCGCAACCTGTCCGTGGGGGAAATCCTCCTCCAGCTCATCAGCCTGCGCGCCAAGGGCCTCACCGGTGAGGAGCCTGCGACCGCCGACGAGCCCTTCTACCCGGTCTCGAACGTGGTCTTCATGGGCATGGGCGAGCCCTTCCACAACTACCCGGGGACTGTGGCGGCTGTGCGCATGCTCACGGACAAGCGCGCCTTCGGGATGTCACCCTCACGGATCACGGTCTCTACTTCGGGCGTCGTGCCGATGATCCGGCGCTACACCCAGGAGGGGCTGCGCACCGAGTTGACCATTTCGCTGAATGCCTCCAACGATGAGGTCCGGCAGCGGCTCATGCCCGGCGCGTCCAAGTGGCCCCTTTCCGAGGTCGTCGCCGCCTGCAAGGAGTACAGCGAAGCCACTGGCGGCCAACCGGTGACCTTCGCCTACGTGATCATCGAGGGCGTCAACGACCTCCTTGACCACACGCGAGAGCTGGGGAAGCTCCTGCGTCACCAGCCTCACCATGTCAACGTGATCCCCCTCAACCCGGTGAGTCACGCGAACCTGCGGGCCCCGAGCAAGGAGCGGATCAACGCCTTCATCCATCACTGCCGTCAGTTCGGTCTTAACGTCAGCTTGCGCCACAGCAAGGGCGTTGAGATCGACGCAGCCTGCGGACAACTGCGAGCCCGCCGTCAGGGCTAA
- the sfsA gene encoding DNA/RNA nuclease SfsA: MRLPPNLLRAKFLSRPNRFAAWAELDAEAVYCYMPNPGRMHELLHPGAEMWLKHSPADGRHTSHEVVLVRHPQSLVCLDTRLPPSLFLEALESGLLPELGACLEVRREVPFGRSRLDLALACDTGHWLIETKSCTLTIDGVARFPDAPTLRGARHMEELIEAGKQGHTPAVAFVIQRPDATVFAPKADTDPVFAAALRRAAGEGVQVFALTCKVTRRAVTPVGRIAVDLDR; the protein is encoded by the coding sequence ATGCGTCTCCCGCCGAACCTTCTCCGCGCCAAGTTCCTCAGTCGCCCTAATCGCTTCGCTGCCTGGGCTGAGCTCGACGCCGAGGCGGTCTACTGCTACATGCCCAACCCCGGCCGGATGCACGAGCTCCTCCATCCCGGCGCTGAGATGTGGCTGAAGCACAGCCCGGCCGACGGACGCCACACGAGCCATGAGGTGGTGCTGGTCCGCCACCCGCAGTCACTGGTGTGCCTCGACACGCGCCTTCCACCCTCTTTGTTCCTCGAAGCCCTGGAATCCGGTCTGCTGCCTGAGCTTGGGGCATGTCTCGAAGTGCGTCGGGAGGTCCCCTTCGGCAGGAGCCGACTTGACCTTGCCCTGGCCTGCGATACCGGCCACTGGCTGATCGAGACGAAGTCCTGCACGCTGACGATTGATGGTGTCGCCCGCTTCCCGGATGCGCCGACTCTGCGCGGAGCCCGGCATATGGAGGAGCTGATCGAGGCCGGCAAGCAGGGCCACACCCCGGCGGTCGCTTTCGTGATTCAGCGGCCCGATGCGACGGTCTTCGCACCCAAGGCGGACACCGACCCGGTCTTCGCGGCCGCCCTACGTCGAGCCGCCGGCGAGGGAGTGCAGGTCTTCGCGCTCACCTGCAAGGTCACCCGTCGCGCTGTCACGCCGGTCGGAAGGATTGCAGTGGATCTGGATCGTTGA
- a CDS encoding riboflavin kinase, producing MRIFRGLDEPDLKRTERVLAVGAFDGVHRGHQRLLAHVCRTAADYGVESSIMALEPIPAQVFRSGGSRNVRLTLADERERELTKYCVDSAIVIDFNERFRNLSALEFARDVLVGRLGVVALIASKTHTFGRRAEADVRRIAELGMDLGFEVHVLPPILVGGVQINSTQIRRLIGEGDVVGARDRLGRFFDLAGEVVHGHGIGKGIGFPTANLRPTPEKLVPGDGVYACAARVEAPGTNPGPWLPAAVNVGATPTVDASRRTLEAHLLDVEDLNLDGKSVRLVFLRRLRDIRKFGDVQALAAQIGRDVELVRDEYQRAHDELWD from the coding sequence ATGCGCATTTTCCGTGGGCTCGACGAACCGGACCTGAAGCGTACCGAGCGCGTGCTGGCGGTCGGGGCCTTCGACGGCGTACACCGTGGGCACCAGCGGTTGCTGGCCCATGTCTGCCGCACGGCCGCGGACTACGGCGTCGAATCAAGCATCATGGCCCTGGAGCCGATCCCGGCGCAGGTCTTCCGGTCCGGGGGCTCCCGCAACGTCCGACTCACGCTGGCCGATGAGCGTGAGCGCGAGCTGACCAAGTACTGCGTGGACAGCGCGATCGTCATCGACTTCAACGAGCGGTTCCGCAATCTGTCGGCGCTGGAGTTTGCCCGCGATGTCCTCGTCGGGAGGCTGGGCGTCGTCGCGCTCATTGCCAGCAAGACGCACACCTTTGGACGCCGCGCCGAGGCCGACGTGCGCCGCATTGCCGAACTGGGCATGGACCTGGGTTTTGAGGTGCACGTGCTGCCGCCGATTCTGGTCGGCGGTGTGCAGATCAACAGCACCCAGATCCGCAGGCTGATAGGCGAAGGCGATGTGGTGGGAGCTCGTGACCGCCTGGGGCGGTTCTTCGACCTCGCCGGCGAGGTGGTGCATGGACACGGCATCGGCAAGGGTATCGGCTTCCCGACTGCGAACCTGCGGCCTACTCCGGAGAAGCTTGTTCCCGGCGACGGCGTCTACGCCTGTGCCGCCCGTGTCGAGGCGCCGGGGACCAATCCCGGACCCTGGCTTCCCGCTGCTGTGAATGTTGGCGCAACACCCACCGTCGATGCCTCACGGCGGACACTCGAGGCACACCTGCTGGACGTGGAGGACCTGAACCTCGACGGCAAGTCGGTGCGCCTGGTGTTCCTGCGAAGGCTGCGGGACATCCGCAAGTTCGGCGATGTGCAGGCCCTGGCTGCGCAGATTGGCCGCGACGTAGAACTCGTGCGTGACGAGTACCAGAGAGCGCACGACGAGCTCTGGGACTAG
- a CDS encoding TrpB-like pyridoxal phosphate-dependent enzyme: MSERRIDLPISEIPDKWYNVAADLPTPLQPPRNPVTGQPLTAADMAPLFPMALLAQEMSAERWHEIPDEVREVYKIWRPTPVFRAYALEKALDTPAHIYYKNEGVSPAGSHKPNTAVAQAYYNKAEGINRLTTETGAGQWGASLAMACSMFDMECIVYMVRVSYEQKPYRRLQMKTWGATCYSSPSEQTEFGRKIRAEMPDTPGSLGMAISEAVEDAVKRDDTHYSLGSVLNHVMLHQTVIGLEAKKQMEIAGEYPDVVIACHGGGSNFAGMSFPFAYDKLTQGKQVRIIAAEPTASPTLTRGPLAYDFGDTAGMTPLLRMYTLGHNFVPAPVHAGGLRYHGSSPLVSALLKDKVIEAQAFNQLECYEAAVQFARSESWIPAPETSHAIRCAINQALEAKEAGEKRVILLNWSGHGLLDLPGYDAYFEGKLTDQPMADADLEKSLAELPKL, translated from the coding sequence GTGAGCGAACGACGAATCGACCTGCCGATATCCGAGATCCCTGACAAGTGGTACAACGTCGCCGCAGACTTGCCGACGCCGCTGCAGCCGCCGCGGAACCCGGTGACAGGTCAGCCCTTGACCGCAGCGGACATGGCGCCGCTGTTCCCCATGGCGCTGCTGGCACAGGAGATGAGCGCGGAGCGCTGGCACGAGATTCCGGACGAGGTCCGCGAGGTCTACAAGATTTGGCGGCCGACGCCCGTGTTCCGCGCCTACGCCCTCGAAAAGGCCCTGGACACCCCGGCGCACATCTACTACAAGAACGAGGGTGTAAGTCCGGCGGGGAGCCACAAGCCCAATACCGCCGTGGCGCAGGCGTACTACAACAAGGCAGAAGGCATCAACCGTCTGACGACTGAGACCGGCGCGGGGCAGTGGGGCGCATCGCTGGCGATGGCCTGCAGCATGTTCGACATGGAATGCATCGTGTACATGGTCAGGGTCAGCTACGAGCAGAAGCCCTACCGCCGGCTGCAGATGAAGACCTGGGGAGCAACCTGCTACTCCAGCCCGAGCGAACAGACCGAGTTCGGCCGCAAGATCCGTGCCGAGATGCCGGACACACCCGGCTCGCTGGGGATGGCTATCTCTGAGGCCGTCGAGGACGCCGTCAAGCGTGACGACACGCACTACTCCCTCGGGAGCGTGCTGAACCACGTCATGCTGCATCAGACGGTCATCGGTCTTGAGGCCAAGAAGCAGATGGAGATCGCGGGCGAGTACCCGGATGTGGTCATCGCCTGCCACGGTGGCGGGTCCAACTTCGCCGGCATGTCCTTCCCCTTTGCCTACGACAAGCTGACCCAGGGCAAGCAGGTTCGGATCATCGCCGCAGAGCCAACAGCCTCGCCGACCCTGACCCGCGGCCCGCTTGCTTACGACTTCGGCGACACGGCCGGCATGACCCCGCTGCTGCGGATGTACACCCTGGGGCACAACTTCGTCCCGGCACCGGTTCACGCCGGTGGTCTGCGGTACCACGGCTCTTCGCCGCTGGTCTCGGCACTGCTCAAGGACAAGGTCATCGAGGCCCAGGCCTTCAACCAGTTGGAGTGCTACGAGGCCGCCGTGCAGTTCGCCCGCAGCGAGAGCTGGATTCCGGCGCCGGAGACCTCCCACGCAATCCGCTGCGCTATCAACCAGGCTCTCGAGGCGAAGGAGGCCGGGGAGAAGCGCGTCATCCTGCTCAACTGGAGCGGTCACGGCCTGCTGGACCTCCCGGGCTACGACGCCTACTTCGAGGGCAAGCTCACGGACCAGCCCATGGCCGACGCCGACCTGGAGAAGTCCCTGGCAGAGCTCCCGAAGCTGTAG
- the truB gene encoding tRNA pseudouridine(55) synthase TruB has translation MNGLLNVLKPPGMTSHDVVYYVRHLVDGKVGHTGTLDPLAAGVLIVTIGAATKLTDYFAGWDKAYRAELILGLETDTLDLEGTVLRRAEDVQLGREQVVRALESLTGILEMEPPMFSAVKHDGRRLYELAREGKQVERKLRTVTVTRFDLLEMWEGEPGSSRSEYPEQGLPRVLCEVECSKGTYVRSLAQMLGERLGCGACLGFLLRTVQGPHRLQHSHTLEEVQALVRRGELAGALTPMTEALPHMPSVSVGASEVTKVQHGNRVPAPPELEPGTMCLVLHEEEAVCLAEVTHRGGSLWLQPKRVFIPEGRTDREA, from the coding sequence ATGAACGGCCTCCTGAACGTCCTGAAGCCACCGGGCATGACCTCGCACGATGTGGTCTACTACGTGCGGCACCTGGTTGACGGCAAGGTCGGTCACACCGGGACGCTCGATCCGCTCGCGGCAGGAGTACTGATTGTCACCATCGGCGCGGCGACGAAGCTGACGGACTACTTCGCAGGCTGGGACAAGGCGTACCGCGCCGAGCTGATCCTGGGTCTCGAGACGGACACGCTGGACCTCGAAGGCACCGTCCTGCGACGCGCCGAGGATGTGCAGCTTGGCCGAGAACAGGTCGTCAGGGCGCTTGAGAGCCTCACCGGCATCCTGGAGATGGAGCCACCGATGTTCTCGGCCGTGAAGCACGACGGCCGGAGACTTTATGAACTGGCGCGCGAGGGCAAGCAGGTGGAGCGCAAGCTCCGGACGGTCACGGTGACGCGGTTTGACCTCCTCGAGATGTGGGAGGGAGAGCCCGGCTCATCCCGCTCCGAGTATCCGGAGCAGGGCCTGCCACGGGTGCTGTGCGAGGTGGAGTGCTCCAAGGGGACCTATGTGCGGAGTCTGGCGCAGATGCTCGGAGAGCGTCTGGGCTGCGGTGCATGCCTGGGGTTCCTTCTGCGGACAGTCCAGGGGCCGCATCGGCTTCAGCACTCTCACACCCTCGAGGAAGTGCAGGCGCTTGTGCGCAGAGGCGAGCTCGCGGGTGCTCTGACCCCGATGACGGAGGCACTGCCTCACATGCCCTCGGTGAGCGTCGGAGCGTCCGAGGTGACGAAGGTGCAGCACGGGAATCGTGTGCCCGCACCTCCAGAGCTGGAGCCGGGGACGATGTGCCTGGTGCTGCATGAGGAAGAAGCCGTGTGCCTGGCCGAAGTGACCCATCGGGGCGGGTCACTGTGGCTCCAGCCGAAGCGAGTCTTCATCCCCGAAGGGCGCACCGACCGCGAGGCCTGA
- a CDS encoding bifunctional oligoribonuclease/PAP phosphatase NrnA: MGSASCGSNDTSADPVSLLVRELRACSRILLLTHENPDGDGIGSVLALRLGLVALGKDVTCVAPEGCPRKYLFLPGAETLLAQAPADSYDCAVALDCDGEGRMADLSASFRSAPLRLSIDHHQAECRFADHNWCDGRRPATGLMIWELLGALGVAVTPEIATCLYTAIATDTGIFRFQNTTAEALRVGGELVALGADASDIARRCADRLPAPKARLLGRALTSLRLVKGGAVLVAVLTEEDFDAAEALPEHTDGVIDELKRVEGAQVIVLLREQAPETWRVSLRSLEADVAAICREHGGGGHRLAAGCEMTGSLEAVVGQLGSEAASALEAPASR, from the coding sequence TTGGGTAGCGCGTCTTGTGGCTCCAACGACACCTCCGCCGACCCGGTGAGCCTCCTTGTCCGTGAGTTGCGAGCCTGCTCACGGATTCTGCTTCTGACCCACGAGAACCCCGATGGCGACGGCATCGGGAGCGTCCTGGCCCTGCGACTCGGGCTGGTTGCTCTCGGTAAGGACGTCACCTGTGTTGCCCCTGAGGGGTGTCCCCGCAAGTACCTGTTCCTCCCGGGCGCTGAAACGCTCCTCGCCCAGGCACCTGCCGATTCCTATGATTGCGCCGTGGCCCTGGACTGTGACGGGGAAGGTCGCATGGCCGACCTGAGTGCGTCCTTCCGTTCGGCCCCACTGCGGCTGAGCATCGACCATCACCAGGCGGAGTGCCGTTTCGCAGACCACAACTGGTGCGATGGCCGCCGTCCGGCGACGGGGCTGATGATCTGGGAACTGCTTGGCGCACTCGGAGTCGCCGTCACGCCGGAGATCGCCACCTGCCTGTACACCGCCATCGCGACCGACACCGGTATCTTCCGGTTCCAGAACACCACGGCTGAGGCGCTGCGGGTCGGCGGCGAACTGGTTGCACTCGGAGCAGACGCCAGTGACATCGCCCGTCGCTGCGCCGACCGATTGCCGGCTCCCAAGGCGCGCCTGCTGGGCCGAGCGCTGACTTCGCTGCGGCTGGTGAAGGGAGGCGCGGTTCTGGTCGCGGTCCTCACCGAGGAGGATTTCGATGCCGCCGAGGCACTCCCCGAGCATACCGACGGAGTGATCGATGAGCTCAAGCGCGTCGAGGGCGCACAGGTGATCGTGCTCCTGCGAGAGCAGGCGCCGGAGACCTGGCGAGTGAGCCTGCGGTCGCTGGAGGCGGATGTCGCAGCTATCTGTCGCGAGCACGGTGGAGGCGGCCATCGCCTCGCCGCCGGTTGTGAGATGACCGGCTCGCTGGAGGCTGTCGTCGGGCAGTTGGGTAGCGAGGCCGCTTCCGCGCTGGAGGCGCCGGCCAGCAGATGA